GATCCAATTTTGGGATTTAAAATGGTAGTACTTGGGCACAATACAATCCGTGGAGCTGCGGGAGTGGCGATTTTAAATGCTGAGCTTTTGTATAAGAAGGGATATTTAAAATCTTGGAAGTAGTTCGTGGGATAACTTTGATCGGTATGCCGGGCTCCGGAAAATCGACCATCGGTCGGCTGCTAGCCGAAAAGATTGGTTTTTCTTTTGTTGACTTAGATAATTTAATCCGAGACCGTGAAGGCAAAACCCACACTCAGATTATTTTGGAAAAAGGAGATAAAGAACTCGTTCGCCTTGAAGAATTTTATACCGCCACTTTAAATTTAGAAAAAACCGTTTTCGCGCCGGGTGGCAGTATCGTGTATTCGCCGGCGGCAATGGAAAAATTGCGTCAGGAGACCGTAGCTATTTATCTTTCAACGCCGATTGACGTGA
This bacterium DNA region includes the following protein-coding sequences:
- a CDS encoding shikimate kinase encodes the protein MPGSGKSTIGRLLAEKIGFSFVDLDNLIRDREGKTHTQIILEKGDKELVRLEEFYTATLNLEKTVFAPGGSIVYSPAAMEKLRQETVAIYLSTPIDVIRKNLGDQIEQRGIVGLRGRGLEGVFAERSPLYEKYAHFTVDCGSKSAEEVCDAVAGLIV